The sequence GCACTAACAATATCAGAAGCAATCATACCAATTTTCCCCTCATTGCACGCTACAATATCGCCTGCCAATCCATGAACAAAAACGCCAGCCACTGCTGCCTCAAAACTCCCCAAGCCTTGAGCGATAAAACTTCCAATTATTCCACTAAGGACATCGCCCGCTCCTGCTGTGGCCATCCCTTCATTGGCATTGGTATTGATATATATATCTTCTTGTGGCGATGCCACTATCGTTCTTGGTCCTTTTAAAACTAAAATGCAATTTAAATCTTTAGCTGCTTGTTTACTAAAGAAAATAATATCTTCTTGTATTTCCTCAATAGGGAGTCCAATTAATCTTGAAAACTCACCAAGATGAGGAGTTAATACTGGTTTATATTTTTTATTCTCAAATGATATATTTTGCTCACTAATAGCAACTAATCCATCAGCATCAATCACTAATGGTTTATCAATTTCAGTGATTAACTCTGTTATAATTTTTTGAGTTTCATGTTGGCGCCCTAGACCAGGACCAACAACTACTGCATCAATTTTTTTCTCTAAAATATTGTTTCTTATTTCATCAATACAGTCTTCATTTAAACTACCATTTTCATTTTGTGCTAGTGGCAATATTAGTGCTTCCGTCAGCCTTACTGCCAATTGCTCATTTAAACTCTCGCCAATGCCTACCGTAACCATCCCCGCACCAGCTCTTAATGTTGCCGCAGTGGCCAGTGTAGCAGCGCCAGTCATTCCAAGCGATCCCGCAATTACTAAAACTCTGCCACAACTACCTTTATATGCTTCCACCGCCCTAATTGGCAAAAAATCTTTAATATCATCAATATTAAAAATACTGCTCTTTAAACTTGGCAGTTCTAATAATTTTCTTGGTATGCCAATATCAGCAACAAACAGTTCTCCCACATAACTAGTGCCGGGATATAAGATTAATCCTAATTTGGGCACAGAAAAAGTTACCGTCTTAGTCGCTCTAACTGCCGTAGCTGAAATTTTACCATTATCGGCACTAACACCACTAGGAATATCAATTGAAATTACAACTTTGCCACTATTATTGATTAAATTTATTGTTTTTTCGGCCTCAGCTTTTAAACTGCCATTAAACCCAGTACCAATTAAACCATCAACAATACAATCAGCAAAAGCAATCGCTATTTTCAACTTATCATAATCACGTTCATGTATTAAGGTCGTAATATCAATATTCATTTTTCGCAATATATTTAAATTAACAGTCGCTGATGCTGAAATTTCAGAAATTTCTCCTAAAATAAAAACTTTTATTTTTGCCCCTTGATTAGCCAAATGCCTTGCCACTACAAACGCATCACCACCATTATTTCCTTTACCGGCAAAAATAATAATTTTTTTATTCTCAACTGCAGTAATCTGACATTTTACAATTCTACTAACTTCAACACCGGCATTTTCCATTAAAACCAATTCACTAATGCCATAATCATTGATTGCACTTTGCTCAATTTTTTTTAATTCTTCAGCTGTTATAACTTTCATCTTTTACTCCCCTCCAAACACAACCTGTGCTATCGCATTTTCTTTAGTATGACTTAAGGTTATATAAATACTAGTTATATTTTTTCTTTTCGCCAATTCTGCAAAAAACCCCGTTAAAAAAACCTGCGGACAACCAAGCTCATCATTAATAATCTCAATTTCTCTTAACTTTCCTTCTCTCAGCCCAGTACCAAAGGCTTTTAAAACAGCTTCCTTGCCGGCAAATCTAGCCGCATAAGAGGGCGCTTTTTGAGCTTTTTTTGCTTCGCAATAAGCAATCTCCTTCACCGTAAAAACCCTTGCCAAAAAATTTTCATTCTCTATGGCTTTTTTTATTCTTCCTATTTCAATAATATCAATACCCAAACCTTTTATCACCAAACACACCTCAATAAGAAAGTATTATTTCAAAAGTCGACCTTTCAAAATGAAAGGTCGACTTTAACTACATAATTGATTGTATATTATTTTGCTTAAAGCTACGAGATATCAAAACCTCAACTCGTCGATTTTGCGCTCTACCCTCTTCTGTAGTATTAGCAACAATCGGCTGATACTGACCATACGCAGTTGCACTAAATTTAGCCGGATCAAGGTTAGCTTGTGAAAGAAGATATCTCATAAAGTTAACAGATCTCTTAGAGCTTAAATCCCAGTTAGTCGGAAACTCATAAGTGTTAATCGGTACATTATCACTATGTCCCGAAACAATAACTTTTTGTGATATTCCAACCAAGATTTTAGCGATTTGCGTACCAATTGCCAGTGACTCCGGTAATAAATTAGCACTACCAGAAGGATATAATGCTTTTTCTTTAATTCTTAACAGCAAACCATCTTCTGTTAAGTCTGTTTTTAGTGAATCTTCCAATTTATTTTCAGCGATATATTTATCAATTTTGTTTTTTACATCCATTAATTGCGTTGTTTCTTGTAAATAAGCCTGATCTGATTTCCTAACATCCATCTGTACATCGGGCTGATTAGATTGACTTTGCAATAGTGCCGGTTGCCCTGAATTAAAAGCCATACTAAAAGATTGCGCAATTTGTTCAATTTTCTTTTGGTCAACTTGAGATGAGGCATACAGTACAATAAATAACGCCAACAATAGTGTTAAAATATCAGCATAAGGAATCAGCCAAGCTTCAGAAATATGTTCTTCGTGATGATGCTTCTTTTTCTTTCTAGCCATAGCTTATTCCCCCGACGCTTTATCTTTTTTCAATTTATCGCGTTCACTTTGTGGAATAAATACCATTAACTTAGCTTCGATAGCAATCGGTGAGTCACCGGCTTGCAGAGACAAAATGCCTTCAATAATCATTCTTTTTTCAGTTACTTCAATCTTTGATAACATTTTCAGTTTATTAGCAAATGGCAACCAAATAACATAACCAGTAAAAATACCAAGTAATGTTGCAACGAACGCTGCCGCAATCGAAGCTCCCAATTTATCAATATCAGTCAAATTACCCAAGGCAGCAATAAGTCCCACAACGGCTCCCAAAACCCCTAATGTCGGTGCATAAGTACCACCTTGGATAAATATAGCCGCACCATCGTTATGACGTTGTTCCATCCCTTCAACTTCTGCATCAAGAACATCACTCACAAACTCCGGATCCATACCATCAATAACCATATTCAGACCATTTTTCAAAAACGGATCAGCAATATCAGAAACTTTACTTTCTAAGGCCAGAATCCCTTCACGTCGTGCTGTTTGTGATAATTCTACGAACAATGTCAATAATTCGGCTTTCGGTCTACCATTGGGCATTCTAAATGCTTTTTTAAAAAGCGATGGTAAAATTCTTAATTGTTCCATCGTAAAGCCTGTAAATAAACATGCAAATGTACCACCAATTATTATCAAAAATGCTGCCGGATTAGCCAGTGCTGATAACGGAGCACCTTTAATTACCATCCCTACAAAAATCGAAATAAACCCCATCACAACGCCTATGAGTGTTGACTTTTCCAAAATAACTCCTCCTACTTCTATCAACAAGTTCACTATTATTAATATATTAAAATTTTAGCACTTTAAAATAATCGTTGTCTACAATATAACCATAAAATAGGCATTAAAACCCATCAATTACAGCGTTGCATATTAATTTCTACAAAAGCTTTAGGAATTCCTTTTTTTATTTTGATTTTAGATAAAAAAAAACCCCTGCTAACAGGAGTTATTTTTTGAACTGGTGCCGAGGACCGGAATCGAACCGGTACGGATATCACTATCCGCGGGATTTTAAGTCCCGTGCGTCTGCCAGTTCCGCCACCCCGGCATATTAAATTGGAGGCGACACCCAGATTTGAACTGGGGAATAAAGGTTTTGCAGACCTCTGCCTTACCACTTGGCTATGTCGCCTTATATGGAGCGGAAAACGAGATTCGAACTCGCGACCCTCGCCTTGGCAAGGCGATGCTCTACCACTGAGCTATTTCCGCACTATATCAAAATTAACTGGCGACCCGGAAGGGACTCGAACCCTCGACCTCCGCCGTGACAGGGCGGCATTCTAACCAACTAAACTACCGGGCCATTTTTAATAACACTAGTAATGATACCATAACCATTACTTCATGTCAACTTTATCTTACTTTATTTTCGCATCAGCGACAATTAATATTATACTTACATTTATATTCATAGTCAAGCTAT is a genomic window of Negativicutes bacterium containing:
- the motA gene encoding flagellar motor stator protein MotA gives rise to the protein MEKSTLIGVVMGFISIFVGMVIKGAPLSALANPAAFLIIIGGTFACLFTGFTMEQLRILPSLFKKAFRMPNGRPKAELLTLFVELSQTARREGILALESKVSDIADPFLKNGLNMVIDGMDPEFVSDVLDAEVEGMEQRHNDGAAIFIQGGTYAPTLGVLGAVVGLIAALGNLTDIDKLGASIAAAFVATLLGIFTGYVIWLPFANKLKMLSKIEVTEKRMIIEGILSLQAGDSPIAIEAKLMVFIPQSERDKLKKDKASGE
- a CDS encoding OmpA family protein; this encodes MARKKKKHHHEEHISEAWLIPYADILTLLLALFIVLYASSQVDQKKIEQIAQSFSMAFNSGQPALLQSQSNQPDVQMDVRKSDQAYLQETTQLMDVKNKIDKYIAENKLEDSLKTDLTEDGLLLRIKEKALYPSGSANLLPESLAIGTQIAKILVGISQKVIVSGHSDNVPINTYEFPTNWDLSSKRSVNFMRYLLSQANLDPAKFSATAYGQYQPIVANTTEEGRAQNRRVEVLISRSFKQNNIQSIM
- the acpS gene encoding holo-ACP synthase, which gives rise to MIKGLGIDIIEIGRIKKAIENENFLARVFTVKEIAYCEAKKAQKAPSYAARFAGKEAVLKAFGTGLREGKLREIEIINDELGCPQVFLTGFFAELAKRKNITSIYITLSHTKENAIAQVVFGGE
- a CDS encoding NAD(P)H-hydrate dehydratase gives rise to the protein MKVITAEELKKIEQSAINDYGISELVLMENAGVEVSRIVKCQITAVENKKIIIFAGKGNNGGDAFVVARHLANQGAKIKVFILGEISEISASATVNLNILRKMNIDITTLIHERDYDKLKIAIAFADCIVDGLIGTGFNGSLKAEAEKTINLINNSGKVVISIDIPSGVSADNGKISATAVRATKTVTFSVPKLGLILYPGTSYVGELFVADIGIPRKLLELPSLKSSIFNIDDIKDFLPIRAVEAYKGSCGRVLVIAGSLGMTGAATLATAATLRAGAGMVTVGIGESLNEQLAVRLTEALILPLAQNENGSLNEDCIDEIRNNILEKKIDAVVVGPGLGRQHETQKIITELITEIDKPLVIDADGLVAISEQNISFENKKYKPVLTPHLGEFSRLIGLPIEEIQEDIIFFSKQAAKDLNCILVLKGPRTIVASPQEDIYINTNANEGMATAGAGDVLSGIIGSFIAQGLGSFEAAVAGVFVHGLAGDIVACNEGKIGMIASDIVSA